In one window of Mucilaginibacter auburnensis DNA:
- a CDS encoding ABC transporter ATP-binding protein has translation MQTAISLTNISKTFNYGKPTQVDAVKNVNLAIEDGEFVVIVGSNGSGKTTLLNLISGSIYPTAGTIKIYDTDVTNLADHERSRWIARVFQNPLSGTASELSILDNFRLAALRTKAKGFTIGIDQRFKNIVKDKVAGLGMGLENKIDQAMGTLSGGQRQALTLLMSVMDDCKVLLLDEPTAALDPRSADVVMKTANQLTHDFQLTTILVTHNLKDAFTYGNRIIQMAEGNIIKNHADEAKTKLTQNDLFDWFS, from the coding sequence ATGCAAACAGCTATAAGCCTCACCAACATCAGCAAAACCTTCAATTACGGCAAACCAACACAGGTTGATGCCGTCAAGAATGTTAATTTAGCTATTGAAGACGGTGAGTTTGTTGTTATTGTAGGGTCAAACGGTTCAGGAAAGACAACCCTGCTTAACCTCATTTCGGGCAGCATCTACCCTACTGCCGGCACAATCAAAATTTACGATACTGACGTTACCAACCTGGCTGATCATGAACGAAGCAGGTGGATAGCCAGGGTTTTTCAAAATCCGTTAAGCGGTACAGCATCCGAATTGAGCATTTTAGACAATTTTCGTTTGGCGGCATTGCGTACAAAGGCTAAAGGCTTTACTATTGGGATTGACCAAAGATTTAAAAATATAGTAAAAGACAAAGTTGCCGGTTTAGGCATGGGGCTTGAAAATAAAATCGACCAGGCAATGGGCACTTTGTCTGGCGGGCAAAGGCAGGCGCTTACGTTGTTAATGAGCGTAATGGATGATTGCAAGGTTTTGTTGTTAGATGAGCCCACAGCTGCGCTTGATCCACGCTCTGCTGATGTGGTTATGAAAACAGCCAATCAATTAACGCATGACTTTCAACTTACCACTATTTTGGTTACCCATAATTTAAAGGATGCTTTTACTTACGGCAACCGCATTATTCAAATGGCCGAAGGAAATATTATTAAAAACCATGCTGACGAAGCTAAAACCAAGCTCACTCAAAATGATCTTTTCGACTGGTTTAGTTGA